A stretch of Linepithema humile isolate Giens D197 chromosome 3, Lhum_UNIL_v1.0, whole genome shotgun sequence DNA encodes these proteins:
- the app gene encoding palmitoyltransferase ZDHHC9 isoform X2 — MLQLVSAACFDSGTRRISQDEICLFKFSSRNVEEIQIYDCDKSPAIRSRDLYVYTWQYMRGTLSSSKMPHVTRKWELFPGRNRFCCDGRVMMAPQTGVFYVTVCLIVGTSGLFFGLDCPYLALHVTPAIPVVGALLFIFVMSALFRTSFSDPGVIPRATPDEAAYIEKQIEVPNNGNSKTYRPPPRTKEVLIRGQPVKLKYCFTCKIFRPPRASHCSLCDNCVERFDHHCPWVGNCVGRRNYRYFYAFIVSLAFFCVFIFICAVTHLIMLTNDSKPVLEAIKLSPSSIIVAIVCFFSVWSIIGLAGFHTYLTSSNQTTNEDIKGSFTNRRGQDNFNPYSQGNICGNCFYVLCGPAPPSLIDRRGIVTPEYRAEQERLGDDNVIANNKTYGTAKIVQPQPNGTTVQTSPTMDLTGSMNNLITGQHSPRIESINGSTTNSISQLVTNEIPLASLNIAPIDIDEIAPLPPRQSVVATLDTSSIPTVTVTTPLSASRLRLLQDTTMIESALDLDSLEDTSVGRGSQSGLIKMGVV, encoded by the exons ATGCTGCAGCTGGTTTCTGCAGCGTGTTTTGATTCAGGGACCAGAAGAATCAGTCAAGATGAAATATGTTTGTTCAAATTCTCAAGCAGGAATGTCGAAGAAATACAGATATACGATTGTGATAAATCGCCAGCGATTCGCAGCCGAGATTTGTATGTTTATACATGGCAGTACATGAGAGGAACTTTATCATCCAGCAAGATGCCTCATGTCACACGAAAATGGGAGCTATTCCCAGGCAGAAATCGCTTTTGTTGCGATGGCAGAGTAATGATGGCACCACAGACTGGAGTATTCTACGTTACTGTCTGTCTTATTGTCGGAACCAGTGGATTATTCTTTGGTTTGGA TTGTCCATATTTGGCACTACATGTAACACCAGCAATACCAGTAGTAGgagcattattatttatatttgtgatgTCTGCTTTATTCCGCACAAGCTTTAGTGATCCTGGAGTAATTCCAAGAGCAACACCAGACGAAGCAGCttatattgaaaaacaaattg AAGTACCAAATAATGGTAATTCAAAAACATACAGACCACCGCCTAGAACAAAAGAAGTCTTGATTAGAGGACAACCAGTAAAACTgaaatattgttttacgtgtaaaatatttaggCCACCAAGGGCCTCTCACTGTAGTTTATGTGACAATTGTGTAG agAGATTTGATCATCATTGTCCATGGGTTGGAAATTGCGTAGGGAGAagaaattatagatatttttatgcttttataGTGTCCTTGgcatttttttgcgttttcatatttatatgtgcAGTCACACATTTGATTATGC TTACAAACGATAGCAAGCCTGTTTTAGAAGCTATTAAATTATCTCCGAGCAGTATTATTGTGGCAATCGTGTGCTTCTTTTCTGTTTGGAGTATCATAGGCCTTGCTGGCTTCCACACATATTTAACCAGCAGCAATCAAACAACCAACGAAGAT ATTAAGGGATCATTCACGAATAGAAGAGGGCAAGACAATTTCAATCCCTACAGTCAAGGAAATATATGCggaaattgtttttatgtGTTATGTGGACCAGCTCCACCTAGCTTAATTG ATCGAAGAGGAATAGTTACACCTGAATATCGCGCGGAACAAGAACGGCTTGGTGATGATAATGTGATTGCTAATAATAAGACGTATGGTACTGCCAAAATTGTGCAGCCTCAG ccGAATGGTACGACGGTTCAAACAAGTCCTACCATGGATCTCACGGGCTCAATGAACAATCTGATCACCGGTCAGCATTCCCCAAGGATAGAATCAATAAACG GTAGTACGACAAACAGTATAAGTCAACTTGTTACCAACGAAATACCGCTAGCGTCTCTCAATATAGCACCAATTGATATCGACGAAATCGCTCCGTTGCCTCCTCGTCAGAGTGTCGTGGCCACTTTGGATACATCTTCAATACCAACGGTAACTGTAACAACTCCTTTGTCTGCGTCTAGACTTAGATTGTTGCAAGACACGACTATGATAGAGTCCGCCTTAGACTTGGATTCGTTGGAAGATACAAGCGTTGGTAGAGGAAGTCAGTCAGGACTTATAAAAATGGGTGTAGTATAA
- the app gene encoding palmitoyltransferase ZDHHC18-B isoform X1: protein MLQLVSAACFDSGTRRISQDEICLFKFSSRNVEEIQIYDCDKSPAIRSRDLYVYTWQYMRGTLSSSKMPHVTRKWELFPGRNRFCCDGRVMMAPQTGVFYVTVCLIVGTSGLFFGLDCPYLALHVTPAIPVVGALLFIFVMSALFRTSFSDPGVIPRATPDEAAYIEKQIEVPNNGNSKTYRPPPRTKEVLIRGQPVKLKYCFTCKIFRPPRASHCSLCDNCVERFDHHCPWVGNCVGRRNYRYFYAFIVSLAFFCVFIFICAVTHLIMLTNDSKPVLEAIKLSPSSIIVAIVCFFSVWSIIGLAGFHTYLTSSNQTTNEDIKGSFTNRRGQDNFNPYSQGNICGNCFYVLCGPAPPSLIDRRGIVTPEYRAEQERLGDDNVIANNKTYGTAKIVQPQPNGTTVQTSPTMDLTGSMNNLITGQHSPRIESINGELTLLRHPVHCPEELPKYPRQYINDTYVPPYPAQHCSQDSMKHIKYTTEIDRLNPDLQKYPCRCEEGLHKYPHRCRDEYHRCSDNNLIYDQCVDPKYGIDLQKYPQRYSEDPLDYKISEKNGYTDLQKFPQCYSEDPLRLSQSPHMLKYNNLRCADHNLKYPMSKNILPARILGTGGIPIIGQTAIGLVVNRFGSGPLTNNLSYADNSLCPSDSTEEDLLNRRFIMSSLSDNEDI from the exons ATGCTGCAGCTGGTTTCTGCAGCGTGTTTTGATTCAGGGACCAGAAGAATCAGTCAAGATGAAATATGTTTGTTCAAATTCTCAAGCAGGAATGTCGAAGAAATACAGATATACGATTGTGATAAATCGCCAGCGATTCGCAGCCGAGATTTGTATGTTTATACATGGCAGTACATGAGAGGAACTTTATCATCCAGCAAGATGCCTCATGTCACACGAAAATGGGAGCTATTCCCAGGCAGAAATCGCTTTTGTTGCGATGGCAGAGTAATGATGGCACCACAGACTGGAGTATTCTACGTTACTGTCTGTCTTATTGTCGGAACCAGTGGATTATTCTTTGGTTTGGA TTGTCCATATTTGGCACTACATGTAACACCAGCAATACCAGTAGTAGgagcattattatttatatttgtgatgTCTGCTTTATTCCGCACAAGCTTTAGTGATCCTGGAGTAATTCCAAGAGCAACACCAGACGAAGCAGCttatattgaaaaacaaattg AAGTACCAAATAATGGTAATTCAAAAACATACAGACCACCGCCTAGAACAAAAGAAGTCTTGATTAGAGGACAACCAGTAAAACTgaaatattgttttacgtgtaaaatatttaggCCACCAAGGGCCTCTCACTGTAGTTTATGTGACAATTGTGTAG agAGATTTGATCATCATTGTCCATGGGTTGGAAATTGCGTAGGGAGAagaaattatagatatttttatgcttttataGTGTCCTTGgcatttttttgcgttttcatatttatatgtgcAGTCACACATTTGATTATGC TTACAAACGATAGCAAGCCTGTTTTAGAAGCTATTAAATTATCTCCGAGCAGTATTATTGTGGCAATCGTGTGCTTCTTTTCTGTTTGGAGTATCATAGGCCTTGCTGGCTTCCACACATATTTAACCAGCAGCAATCAAACAACCAACGAAGAT ATTAAGGGATCATTCACGAATAGAAGAGGGCAAGACAATTTCAATCCCTACAGTCAAGGAAATATATGCggaaattgtttttatgtGTTATGTGGACCAGCTCCACCTAGCTTAATTG ATCGAAGAGGAATAGTTACACCTGAATATCGCGCGGAACAAGAACGGCTTGGTGATGATAATGTGATTGCTAATAATAAGACGTATGGTACTGCCAAAATTGTGCAGCCTCAG ccGAATGGTACGACGGTTCAAACAAGTCCTACCATGGATCTCACGGGCTCAATGAACAATCTGATCACCGGTCAGCATTCCCCAAGGATAGAATCAATAAACGGTGAGTTGACTCTATTGAGGCATCCTGTGCATTGTCCCGAAGAGCTACCGAAATATCCGCGCCAATACATAAACGATACTTATGTGCCGCCATATCCGGCACAACATTGCTCTCAGGACTCGATGAAGCATATTAAATACACCACCGAGATAGATCGGCTAAATCCAGACTTACAGAAATATCCATGTAGATGCGAGGAGGGTTTGCACAAGTATCCTCACAGATGTAGAGATGAATATCATAGATGCTCGGATAACAATCTTATATACGATCAGTGCGTAGATCCGAAATACGGCATTGATCTTCAGAAGTATCCTCAGCGATATTCCGAGGATCCTTTGGATTACAAGATAAGCGAAAAGAACGGTTACACCGATCTGCAAAAGTTTCCCCAATGTTACTCCGAGGATCCGCTGCGACTTTCGCAGTCCCCGCATATGCTTAAGTATAACAATTTGAGGTGCGCCGatcacaatttaaaatatccgaTGTCAAAGAATATTCTGCCGGCGCGTATATTAGGTACGGGCGGTATACCGATTATCGGACAGACCGCGATTGGTCTTGTGGTCAATAGATTCGGCTCTGGCCCACTGACGAATAATTTATCGTACGCGGATAATTCGTTATGCCCGAGCGATAGCACGGAGGAAGATCTCTTGAATCGGCGTTTCATCATGAGTTCACTGAGTGATAACGAAGACATTTAA